The following proteins come from a genomic window of Montipora capricornis isolate CH-2021 chromosome 9, ASM3666992v2, whole genome shotgun sequence:
- the LOC138016313 gene encoding uncharacterized protein isoform X1 — MESNIKKQTAKFCGNILVRKTRRRSFLAKALFEGVFGVLTEGSFEYYQSSAQWTRGEKPHCFIEVVNIQAVEEVDDGSFEHPLCFQITYHCCTKKDKSNMRTLYLSAYEVEEFESWLSSLRLACIDNPVSLAKYHPGRFTGKTWSCCKVVTFWGSPGCKSCTIYGIPDFKRQKLSPAIAFSGFGVVARESHYSDMPGSLPFGKGDHLTVSDASGGVEWKAFSTTSTSGYGYIPKDFVTLNSLEEEPWFFGEIPTAITTAILREQVPGCFILRTSGLGTRTILSFRTERTVKHVEVFRDETTHKYRVKDESDSICYANFLQFDSIQQLLDQCKHHATLGTFLEKYPTLKNADEIWKVDWPEVEARQEDHLGLPWIVLNGKFHNEDASIHILPEGSSDILKEKFSNQSRLMMTLNHDNIVRLHGVGQRGPRNFMVQENLISGDLSEYLKSNTSLVFSNPSEMGFILNHVVNGMEYLHDNSIEHRELVPKNCLVGEKGQIKISGFHCARSPWCKQTLSDECYKNKVPIPDPEFLRSSGGLWSDVWAFGLFIFTAVTGGEQPITSLEQVLSFSQSNETMDDLGCLVEKITLCLQEDPNARPTFQELRIQVSTKTGSSTQSCSSHSLEDTLQAQSSAEEVATGSPNKPPRKGNEEPAVFFLEDDENSTMDWARCERTTPYTRAELRQRLKQAELTALKAKALQKRAEAMKLSILEQVHEAEAKCLKEVEMMTKSFLRRLTEANDRATEAEQARYLAEEVKRLTEEKYTLYKYESEKNMHELKAMFDDALLERDELMAALRTVGKDFDSTEVATPKRRDSIRHLEDKYQRYISTSDRTIQSLKTQLNGVVKHRDQLASDREAIRTEMKDTREALEQAVKEKDEFHFRLEEAQFEIERLEEMISTMTQKRQQAERERDQLQLLTDMSLMKLRQAESVQPKKRASVASLPPRMNEGPKEKREPSLRKLSEQLLHMISPSGIERQSNSDEIEMALVHKETNSSSKIKECEVQEPQRRPAQRRPGEVVIPVLQLRKRDRFQIGNKQEAMSLSSQHDSIRKESTELEENDKGNRGISATKKTKPDEMHENVILDNVSDQSKEGSKTFLIPTLHIEEADTETEVIHTMDLPGIEISYVDENEALDQQMEGEEIEDYDYQHTESPMFFVEGEEGIPRTVYSFDDFSGVLEGIPQTSL; from the exons ATAACATACCATTGTTGCACAAAGAAAGATAAGTCCAACATGAGGACTCTTTACCTTTCTGCTTATGAAGTGGAGGAGTTTGAATCTTGGTTGTCTTCATTGAGGTTAG CTTGTATAGATAACCCAGTCAGCCTAGCCAAGTACCACCCTGGTCGATTTACGGGCAAGACATGGTCCTGTTGTAAAGTTGTAACGTTCTGGGGTTCTCCAGGGTGCAAATCATGCACAATATATG GAATTCCTGATTTTAAAAGGCAAAAG tTATCGCCTGCTATCGCCTTCAGTGGCTTTGGTGTCGTTGCCCGGGAGTCGCACTACTCAGACATGCCAGGAAGCCTCCCTTTTGGCAAG GGTGATCATCTGACGGTTTCTGATGCTTCTGGTGGTGTAGAATGGAAAGCGTTCTCAACGACATC aaCCAGCGGATATGGATACATTCCAAAGGATTTTGTTACACTGAACAGTCTCGAAGAGGAGCC GTGGTTTTTTGGTGAGATTCCTACAGCTATTACAACAGCTATTCTCAGAGAACAG GTACCAGGCTGTTTCATCTTGAGGACAAGTGGACTGGGGACTAGAACTATTCTATCTTTCAG GACAGAGAGGACAGTCAAACACGTAGAAGTCTTTCGTGATGAAACAACGCACAAGTATCGAGTGAAGGACGAATCAGACTCAATATGCTATGCCAATTTTCTTCAGTTTGACAGTATACAGCAACTTCTGGATCAGTGCAAACATCACGCGA CCTTAGGGACATTCCTAGAGAAGTACCCTACACTCAAGAACGCAGAtg AAATCTGGAAAGTTGATTGGCCAGAAGTAGAAGCAAGGCAAGAAGATCACCTGGGTCTACCATGG ATTGTTTTAAACGGGAAGTTTCACAACGAAGACGCTTCGATTCACATTCTGCCAGAGGGCAGCTCTGACATCTTAAAAGAAAAGTTTAGCAACCAGTCAAGGCTAATGAT GACTCTAAACCACGACAACATAGTGAGGCTACATGGAGTTGGACAGAGAGGACCTCGCAACTTCATGGTTCAAGAAAACCTGATTAGTG GTGACCTATCGGAATATCTAAAGAGCAATACGTCTCTTGTTTTCTCCAACCCTTCTGAGATGGGATTCATCCTGAACCATGTGGTCAATGGAATGGAGTACCTACACGACAATTCCATAGAGCATAGAGAATTG GTGCCGAAGAATTGCCTTGTGGGCGAGAAAGGGCAAATCAAGATTTCAGGTTTTCATTGTGCGAG ATCTCCTTGGTGCAAGCAGACGCTTTCTGACGAGTGTTACAAGAACAAAGTGCCTATCCCAGATCCTGAGTTCTTGCGATCTTCAGGCGGATTATGGTCTGACGTTTGGGCTTTTG GTCTGTTTATATTCACTGCCGTCACTGGAGGTGAACAGCCCATCACATCTTTGGAGCAG GTTTTAAGCTTCAGTCAATCAAATGAGACAATGGATGACCTAGGCTGCCTCGTGGAGAAGATAACACTTTGTTTACAAGAG GATCCAAACGCTCGTCCCACCTTTCAGGAGCTTCGAATTCAAGTTTCAACGAAAACTGGATCATCGACCCAAAGTTGTTCTTCTCATTCTTTGGAAG ACACTCTCCAAGCACAGAGCTCAGCAGAGGAAGTAGCCACAGGTTCCCCAAACAAACCCCCAAGGAAAGGAAACGAAGAGCCTGCGGTCTTTTTTCTCGAGGATGATGAAAATTCAACGATGGATTGGGCTAGATGTGAAAGAACTACACCTTACACCCGGGCCGAACTCAGACAGCGCCTAAAACAGGCAGAGTTGACTGCATTGAAAGCGAAGGCCTTGCAGAAACGAGCCGAAGCAATGAAACTCTCGATCCTTGAACAAGTTCACGAGGCAGAGGCAAAGTGTCTGAAAGAAGTTGAGATGATGACAAAGTCGTTCCTGAGGCGGCTGACAGAGGCCAACGATCGCGCAACAGAAGCTGAGCAGGCTCGGTATTTAGCGGAAGAAGTCAAACGGCTCACAGAAGAGAAGTATACGCTGTATAAATATGAAAGCGAGAAGAACATGCACGAACTTAAGGCCATGTTTGACGACGCTCTTCTTGAAAGGGACGAGCTCATGGCAGCCCTAAGAACTGTTGGTAAGGACTTTGATTCAACCGAAGTGGCCACACCAAAACGGAGGGACTCCATTCGCCATCTGGAAGACAAATACCAGCGATATATCTCCACCAGTGACAGAACAATACAAAGCTTAAAAACACAATTGAATGGTGTTGTCAAGCACCGAGATCAACTTGCGTCCGATCGAGAAGCGATTCGGACGGAGATGAAAGATACCAGAGAGGCACTGGAACAGGCGGTGAAGGAAAAGGACGAGTTCCACTTCAGGTTGGAAGAGGCGCAGTTTGAAATCGAACGCCTGGAAGAAATGATTTCAACCATGACACAGAAGCGGCAGCAGGCCGAGCGGGAGAGAGACCAGCTGCAATTGCTGACTGATATGTCTTTGATGAAGCTCAGGCAAGCGGAATCCGTCCAACCAAAGAAAAGAGCATCTGTCGCTTCTTTGCCACCAAGGATGAACGAAGGACCAAAGGAAAAGCGAGAACCAAGTTTGCGAAAGCTTTCAGAGCAGCTGTTGCATATGATTAGTCCATCCGGGATTGAAAGGCAGTCGAACTCAGACGAAATTGAGATGGCTTTAGTCcacaaggaaacaaattcatcCTCAAAGATTAAAGAGTGTGAGGTTCAAGAGCCACAGCGACGACCAGCTCAAAGGAGACCTGGTGAGGTGGTGATTCCCGTTTTACAGTTAAGGAAGAGAGACCGATTTCAAATTGGAAACAAACAGGAAGCGATGAGTTTGTCATCGCAACATGACAGTATTCGCAAAGAATCCACCGAACTTGAAGAGAATGACAAAGGGAACAGAGGGATCAGTGCGACCAAGAAAACTAAACCTGACGAAATGCACGAGAACGTTATCTTAGATAACGTAAGCGATCAATCTAAAGAAGGGTCAAAGACCTTCCTAATACCAACATTACACATCGAGGAAGCAGACACCGAAACAGAGGTAATTCATACGATGGACCTTCCAGGGATTGAAATATCGTATGTCGATGAAAATGAAGCGTTAGACCAACAGATGGAAGGGGAAGAAATAGAAGACTACGATTATCAACACACGGAGTCACCAATGTTTTTTGTGGAGGGCGAAGAGGGCATTCCAAGAACTGTGTACAGCTTTGACGATTTCTCAGGGGTGCTGGAAGGGATTCCCCAAACAAGTCTTTAA
- the LOC138016313 gene encoding uncharacterized protein isoform X2 — protein MKEGDHLTVSDASGGVEWKAFSTTSTSGYGYIPKDFVTLNSLEEEPWFFGEIPTAITTAILREQVPGCFILRTSGLGTRTILSFRTERTVKHVEVFRDETTHKYRVKDESDSICYANFLQFDSIQQLLDQCKHHATLGTFLEKYPTLKNADEIWKVDWPEVEARQEDHLGLPWIVLNGKFHNEDASIHILPEGSSDILKEKFSNQSRLMMTLNHDNIVRLHGVGQRGPRNFMVQENLISGDLSEYLKSNTSLVFSNPSEMGFILNHVVNGMEYLHDNSIEHRELVPKNCLVGEKGQIKISGFHCARSPWCKQTLSDECYKNKVPIPDPEFLRSSGGLWSDVWAFGLFIFTAVTGGEQPITSLEQVLSFSQSNETMDDLGCLVEKITLCLQEDPNARPTFQELRIQVSTKTGSSTQSCSSHSLEDTLQAQSSAEEVATGSPNKPPRKGNEEPAVFFLEDDENSTMDWARCERTTPYTRAELRQRLKQAELTALKAKALQKRAEAMKLSILEQVHEAEAKCLKEVEMMTKSFLRRLTEANDRATEAEQARYLAEEVKRLTEEKYTLYKYESEKNMHELKAMFDDALLERDELMAALRTVGKDFDSTEVATPKRRDSIRHLEDKYQRYISTSDRTIQSLKTQLNGVVKHRDQLASDREAIRTEMKDTREALEQAVKEKDEFHFRLEEAQFEIERLEEMISTMTQKRQQAERERDQLQLLTDMSLMKLRQAESVQPKKRASVASLPPRMNEGPKEKREPSLRKLSEQLLHMISPSGIERQSNSDEIEMALVHKETNSSSKIKECEVQEPQRRPAQRRPGEVVIPVLQLRKRDRFQIGNKQEAMSLSSQHDSIRKESTELEENDKGNRGISATKKTKPDEMHENVILDNVSDQSKEGSKTFLIPTLHIEEADTETEVIHTMDLPGIEISYVDENEALDQQMEGEEIEDYDYQHTESPMFFVEGEEGIPRTVYSFDDFSGVLEGIPQTSL, from the exons atgaaagaG GGTGATCATCTGACGGTTTCTGATGCTTCTGGTGGTGTAGAATGGAAAGCGTTCTCAACGACATC aaCCAGCGGATATGGATACATTCCAAAGGATTTTGTTACACTGAACAGTCTCGAAGAGGAGCC GTGGTTTTTTGGTGAGATTCCTACAGCTATTACAACAGCTATTCTCAGAGAACAG GTACCAGGCTGTTTCATCTTGAGGACAAGTGGACTGGGGACTAGAACTATTCTATCTTTCAG GACAGAGAGGACAGTCAAACACGTAGAAGTCTTTCGTGATGAAACAACGCACAAGTATCGAGTGAAGGACGAATCAGACTCAATATGCTATGCCAATTTTCTTCAGTTTGACAGTATACAGCAACTTCTGGATCAGTGCAAACATCACGCGA CCTTAGGGACATTCCTAGAGAAGTACCCTACACTCAAGAACGCAGAtg AAATCTGGAAAGTTGATTGGCCAGAAGTAGAAGCAAGGCAAGAAGATCACCTGGGTCTACCATGG ATTGTTTTAAACGGGAAGTTTCACAACGAAGACGCTTCGATTCACATTCTGCCAGAGGGCAGCTCTGACATCTTAAAAGAAAAGTTTAGCAACCAGTCAAGGCTAATGAT GACTCTAAACCACGACAACATAGTGAGGCTACATGGAGTTGGACAGAGAGGACCTCGCAACTTCATGGTTCAAGAAAACCTGATTAGTG GTGACCTATCGGAATATCTAAAGAGCAATACGTCTCTTGTTTTCTCCAACCCTTCTGAGATGGGATTCATCCTGAACCATGTGGTCAATGGAATGGAGTACCTACACGACAATTCCATAGAGCATAGAGAATTG GTGCCGAAGAATTGCCTTGTGGGCGAGAAAGGGCAAATCAAGATTTCAGGTTTTCATTGTGCGAG ATCTCCTTGGTGCAAGCAGACGCTTTCTGACGAGTGTTACAAGAACAAAGTGCCTATCCCAGATCCTGAGTTCTTGCGATCTTCAGGCGGATTATGGTCTGACGTTTGGGCTTTTG GTCTGTTTATATTCACTGCCGTCACTGGAGGTGAACAGCCCATCACATCTTTGGAGCAG GTTTTAAGCTTCAGTCAATCAAATGAGACAATGGATGACCTAGGCTGCCTCGTGGAGAAGATAACACTTTGTTTACAAGAG GATCCAAACGCTCGTCCCACCTTTCAGGAGCTTCGAATTCAAGTTTCAACGAAAACTGGATCATCGACCCAAAGTTGTTCTTCTCATTCTTTGGAAG ACACTCTCCAAGCACAGAGCTCAGCAGAGGAAGTAGCCACAGGTTCCCCAAACAAACCCCCAAGGAAAGGAAACGAAGAGCCTGCGGTCTTTTTTCTCGAGGATGATGAAAATTCAACGATGGATTGGGCTAGATGTGAAAGAACTACACCTTACACCCGGGCCGAACTCAGACAGCGCCTAAAACAGGCAGAGTTGACTGCATTGAAAGCGAAGGCCTTGCAGAAACGAGCCGAAGCAATGAAACTCTCGATCCTTGAACAAGTTCACGAGGCAGAGGCAAAGTGTCTGAAAGAAGTTGAGATGATGACAAAGTCGTTCCTGAGGCGGCTGACAGAGGCCAACGATCGCGCAACAGAAGCTGAGCAGGCTCGGTATTTAGCGGAAGAAGTCAAACGGCTCACAGAAGAGAAGTATACGCTGTATAAATATGAAAGCGAGAAGAACATGCACGAACTTAAGGCCATGTTTGACGACGCTCTTCTTGAAAGGGACGAGCTCATGGCAGCCCTAAGAACTGTTGGTAAGGACTTTGATTCAACCGAAGTGGCCACACCAAAACGGAGGGACTCCATTCGCCATCTGGAAGACAAATACCAGCGATATATCTCCACCAGTGACAGAACAATACAAAGCTTAAAAACACAATTGAATGGTGTTGTCAAGCACCGAGATCAACTTGCGTCCGATCGAGAAGCGATTCGGACGGAGATGAAAGATACCAGAGAGGCACTGGAACAGGCGGTGAAGGAAAAGGACGAGTTCCACTTCAGGTTGGAAGAGGCGCAGTTTGAAATCGAACGCCTGGAAGAAATGATTTCAACCATGACACAGAAGCGGCAGCAGGCCGAGCGGGAGAGAGACCAGCTGCAATTGCTGACTGATATGTCTTTGATGAAGCTCAGGCAAGCGGAATCCGTCCAACCAAAGAAAAGAGCATCTGTCGCTTCTTTGCCACCAAGGATGAACGAAGGACCAAAGGAAAAGCGAGAACCAAGTTTGCGAAAGCTTTCAGAGCAGCTGTTGCATATGATTAGTCCATCCGGGATTGAAAGGCAGTCGAACTCAGACGAAATTGAGATGGCTTTAGTCcacaaggaaacaaattcatcCTCAAAGATTAAAGAGTGTGAGGTTCAAGAGCCACAGCGACGACCAGCTCAAAGGAGACCTGGTGAGGTGGTGATTCCCGTTTTACAGTTAAGGAAGAGAGACCGATTTCAAATTGGAAACAAACAGGAAGCGATGAGTTTGTCATCGCAACATGACAGTATTCGCAAAGAATCCACCGAACTTGAAGAGAATGACAAAGGGAACAGAGGGATCAGTGCGACCAAGAAAACTAAACCTGACGAAATGCACGAGAACGTTATCTTAGATAACGTAAGCGATCAATCTAAAGAAGGGTCAAAGACCTTCCTAATACCAACATTACACATCGAGGAAGCAGACACCGAAACAGAGGTAATTCATACGATGGACCTTCCAGGGATTGAAATATCGTATGTCGATGAAAATGAAGCGTTAGACCAACAGATGGAAGGGGAAGAAATAGAAGACTACGATTATCAACACACGGAGTCACCAATGTTTTTTGTGGAGGGCGAAGAGGGCATTCCAAGAACTGTGTACAGCTTTGACGATTTCTCAGGGGTGCTGGAAGGGATTCCCCAAACAAGTCTTTAA